A window of Polaromonas hydrogenivorans contains these coding sequences:
- the lgt gene encoding prolipoprotein diacylglyceryl transferase, translating to MLIHPDINPVALQLGPLAIHWYGLTYLAAFGLFFFLASLRLRHEPYASITGPGAWSSRDIEDILFLGVMGVVIGGRLGYCLFYKPGYYLTHPLEIFAVWQGGMSFHGGMLGVLVSQWWFARSRQRPWLQVMDFIAPCVPTGLAAGRVGNFINGELWGRFSAPDLPWGMVFAHSGSMLPRHPSQVYQFLMEGLLLFVLLWLYARKPRKMGQVSGAFLVGYGVFRFIAEFFREPDDFLGILALGMSMGQWLCVPMIGAGIWLWIWASNRTSRI from the coding sequence ATGCTTATCCATCCCGACATCAATCCCGTTGCGCTCCAGCTCGGCCCGCTGGCCATTCACTGGTACGGCCTGACTTACCTGGCGGCCTTTGGCCTGTTCTTTTTCCTGGCCAGCCTGCGCCTGCGCCACGAACCCTATGCGTCCATCACCGGCCCGGGCGCCTGGTCGAGCCGGGACATCGAGGACATTTTGTTTCTGGGCGTGATGGGCGTGGTGATTGGCGGGCGGCTGGGCTACTGCCTGTTCTACAAGCCCGGCTACTACCTCACGCATCCGCTGGAGATTTTTGCCGTCTGGCAGGGCGGCATGAGCTTTCATGGCGGCATGCTGGGCGTGCTGGTGTCGCAGTGGTGGTTTGCGCGCTCGCGCCAGCGGCCCTGGCTGCAGGTGATGGACTTCATTGCGCCGTGCGTGCCGACCGGGCTGGCGGCGGGGCGCGTGGGCAACTTCATCAACGGCGAACTCTGGGGCCGTTTCAGCGCGCCTGATTTGCCGTGGGGCATGGTGTTTGCGCACAGCGGCTCGATGCTGCCGCGCCACCCGTCGCAGGTGTACCAGTTCCTGATGGAAGGCCTGCTGCTGTTCGTGCTGCTGTGGCTTTATGCGCGCAAGCCGCGCAAGATGGGGCAGGTTTCGGGCGCCTTTCTGGTCGGCTATGGCGTGTTTCGTTTCATCGCCGAGTTTTTCCGCGAGCCTGATGATTTTCTCGGCATCCTGGCGCTTGGCATGAGCATGGGCCAGTGGCTGTGCGTTCCCATGATCGGCGCCGGCATCTGGCTCTGGATCTGGGCTTCAAACCGCACTTCGCGCATATAG
- a CDS encoding malonyl-CoA decarboxylase encodes MNSSNWIGRNVSRLLPAASAKQIDADAQDERAQAASKSGAEDASKDSPAARSIPVRLEATLRQEGEALSPRLLRRALQELQAIIDPRVSEVEGGRRAMDVAAWYAGAPLAQRRDLWLLMSEIFVADAQKTREAQAKFAAAVGTPDEAVAEVHYRRATVSPRRRLLQRFSVYPQGVRFLVDLRAEMLPFLKADKRLMALDVELEYMFSTWFDVGFLDLRRISWDSPASLIEKLIQYEAVHDIKSWADVKNRLDSDRRCYGFFHPRLPGIPLIFVEVALVGEMAAGIMPLLDEHAAASDLDKATTAIFYSISNTQPGLRGVSFGDSLIKRVVETLKDEFPKLKVFATLSPIPGLRSWLGKNAAALLDQLADKERTALSQAIGPDPLTPGGFLAAIESPLELPEKSPLRRMLLQCAAHYLGQGLQDGKPLDAVARFHLGNGARVERLNWAADPSPKGLKQSYGLMVNYLYDLKRLDKHRALLAQGKVPVSMELQDLYI; translated from the coding sequence ATGAACAGCAGCAACTGGATAGGCCGCAATGTCTCCCGGCTGCTGCCTGCCGCCTCTGCAAAGCAAATAGACGCTGATGCGCAGGACGAACGGGCGCAGGCAGCTAGCAAATCAGGAGCAGAAGACGCTTCAAAAGACAGCCCCGCCGCCCGCTCCATTCCAGTGCGCCTCGAAGCCACGCTGCGCCAGGAGGGCGAGGCGCTGTCGCCCCGTCTGCTGCGCCGCGCCTTGCAGGAGCTGCAGGCCATCATCGACCCGCGCGTGAGCGAGGTCGAGGGCGGGCGGCGCGCCATGGACGTGGCCGCCTGGTATGCGGGCGCCCCGCTGGCGCAGCGCCGCGACCTGTGGCTGCTGATGAGCGAAATTTTTGTCGCCGATGCGCAAAAAACCAGGGAGGCCCAGGCGAAGTTCGCCGCAGCGGTCGGCACGCCCGACGAGGCCGTGGCCGAGGTGCATTACCGCCGCGCCACCGTGTCGCCGCGCCGCCGCCTGCTCCAGCGCTTCAGCGTGTACCCGCAAGGCGTTCGCTTCCTGGTCGATTTGCGGGCCGAAATGCTGCCCTTCCTGAAGGCCGACAAACGGCTGATGGCGCTCGATGTCGAGCTGGAATACATGTTCTCGACCTGGTTCGACGTCGGTTTTCTGGATTTGCGCCGCATCAGCTGGGACTCGCCGGCCTCCTTGATTGAAAAGCTGATCCAGTACGAGGCGGTGCATGACATCAAGAGCTGGGCCGATGTGAAGAACCGCCTGGACAGCGACCGGCGCTGCTACGGGTTTTTCCATCCGCGCCTGCCGGGCATTCCCCTGATTTTTGTCGAGGTCGCGCTGGTCGGCGAGATGGCGGCAGGCATCATGCCGCTGCTCGACGAGCATGCCGCCGCGTCCGACCTGGACAAGGCGACCACCGCCATTTTTTATTCGATCAGCAACACCCAGCCCGGCTTGCGCGGCGTGAGTTTTGGCGATTCGCTGATCAAGCGCGTGGTGGAAACGCTCAAGGACGAGTTTCCCAAGCTGAAGGTGTTTGCCACGCTGTCGCCGATTCCGGGCTTGCGGAGCTGGCTCGGCAAGAATGCCGCTGCCCTGCTCGACCAGCTGGCCGACAAGGAGCGCACGGCGCTGAGCCAGGCCATCGGTCCCGATCCGCTCACGCCCGGCGGTTTCCTGGCGGCCATTGAAAGTCCGCTGGAGTTGCCCGAGAAGTCGCCGCTGCGCCGGATGCTGCTGCAGTGCGCCGCCCATTACCTCGGGCAGGGGCTGCAAGACGGCAAGCCGCTCGATGCGGTGGCGCGCTTTCACCTGGGCAATGGCGCCCGCGTGGAACGCCTCAACTGGGCCGCCGACCCGTCGCCCAAGGGCCTCAAACAGTCGTACGGCCTGATGGTCAATTACCTGTATGACCTCAAGCGCCTGGACAAGCACCGTGCGCTGCTGGCGCAGGGCAAGGTTCCGGTATCGATGGAACTCCAGGATTTGTATATTTGA
- a CDS encoding enoyl-CoA hydratase/isomerase family protein → MSGQVLLEISGSFAAVTLSHPGKFNAMSRAMWCELRAAFEAIQQRRDVHCVLVRGDSGHFCAGGDISEYAGFRFEQASLRDFHENDVWGGLQAMLDCDVPILAQIEGNCMGAGVEIASCCDIRMAADSARFGAPIARLGFPMAPREAALVMRAVGELTAREMLLSAAVLDAAEMKQRGFLNQVLAADALDAAVQERIHRIRQLAPQAARLNKASFRALAHVPPAQAAIDLIVTAYDYADSGEHREGIGAFMEKRPPAFRP, encoded by the coding sequence ATGAGCGGCCAGGTATTGCTGGAAATTTCGGGTTCGTTCGCGGCGGTCACGCTGTCGCATCCAGGCAAGTTCAACGCCATGTCGCGCGCGATGTGGTGCGAGCTGCGCGCCGCTTTTGAGGCCATCCAGCAGCGCCGCGATGTGCACTGCGTGCTGGTCCGGGGTGACAGCGGCCACTTTTGCGCGGGCGGCGATATTTCCGAATATGCAGGTTTCCGCTTCGAGCAAGCCAGCCTGCGCGACTTCCATGAAAACGATGTCTGGGGCGGCCTGCAGGCGATGCTCGATTGCGACGTGCCCATCCTTGCGCAGATCGAGGGCAACTGCATGGGCGCCGGCGTCGAGATTGCCAGTTGCTGCGACATCCGCATGGCCGCCGACAGCGCCCGCTTTGGCGCGCCGATTGCCCGGCTGGGCTTTCCGATGGCGCCGCGCGAGGCGGCGCTGGTGATGCGCGCCGTGGGCGAGCTGACGGCGCGCGAGATGCTGCTGTCGGCCGCCGTGCTGGACGCGGCCGAGATGAAGCAGCGCGGCTTTCTGAACCAGGTGCTTGCGGCCGACGCGCTGGACGCTGCGGTGCAGGAGCGCATCCACCGCATCCGGCAACTTGCGCCGCAGGCCGCGCGCCTGAATAAAGCATCGTTTCGGGCTCTTGCGCATGTCCCGCCTGCGCAAGCAGCTATAGATTTAATAGTGACTGCGTATGATTACGCGGATTCTGGCGAGCACCGTGAAGGCATAGGTGCCTTCATGGAAAAGCGTCCTCCGGCGTTCAGGCCATGA
- a CDS encoding malonate--CoA ligase, giving the protein MINHNLFAALRAAFPDALDEVAIETGDGLLYSWRDLEHGSAMMANLLQSLNLPKGARIAVQVEKSVEAMVLYLATLRAGYVFLPLNTAYQSLEIEYFIGNAEPSVVVCSSANFGWVSKIAFKAGTQHVFTLDDDRTGSLLERAAHCSDQHEVVVKQPDDMAAILYTSGTTGRSKGAMLSHGNLLSNARVLQDYWGWKQGDVLIHALPIFHVHGLFIAIHGALINGSKMIWLAKFDPKKVIEKLPQATVFMGVPTLYVRLLAEPGLTVDACRSMRLFIAGSAPLLIETFREWQARTGHTILERYGMSETAMLTSNPYQGGERRGGTVGFALPGVSLRVVGDDGQGLPAGEIGNIQVKGPNVFSGYWRMPEKTAEEFTADGYFKTGDVGKIDADGYITIVGRSKDLIISGGYNVYPAEIEGYINELPGVAESAVVGVPHPDFGEVGVAVVIAKPGATPDGARIVATLKSNLANFKVPKQCFVVSELPRNTMGKVQKNVLREQYKALFA; this is encoded by the coding sequence ATGATCAACCACAACCTGTTTGCCGCGCTGCGGGCTGCCTTTCCTGACGCGCTGGACGAAGTCGCCATTGAAACCGGCGACGGCCTGCTGTATTCATGGCGCGACCTGGAGCACGGCAGCGCCATGATGGCCAATCTGCTGCAGTCGCTTAACCTGCCCAAAGGCGCCCGCATTGCCGTGCAGGTCGAGAAATCGGTCGAGGCCATGGTGCTGTACCTGGCCACTTTGCGCGCAGGCTATGTGTTTTTGCCGCTGAACACCGCCTACCAGAGCCTTGAGATCGAGTATTTCATCGGCAATGCCGAGCCGTCGGTGGTGGTCTGCAGCAGCGCCAATTTCGGCTGGGTCAGCAAGATCGCCTTCAAGGCCGGCACGCAACATGTCTTCACGCTGGACGACGACCGCACCGGCTCGCTGTTAGAGCGCGCCGCGCATTGCAGCGACCAGCATGAAGTGGTGGTCAAGCAGCCGGACGACATGGCCGCGATTTTGTACACCAGCGGCACGACAGGACGCAGCAAGGGGGCGATGCTGTCGCACGGCAACCTGCTCAGCAATGCGCGGGTGCTGCAGGATTACTGGGGCTGGAAACAAGGCGATGTGCTGATCCACGCGCTGCCGATTTTCCATGTCCACGGCCTGTTCATCGCCATTCACGGCGCGCTCATCAACGGCAGCAAGATGATCTGGCTGGCCAAGTTCGATCCGAAAAAGGTCATTGAAAAACTGCCGCAAGCGACCGTGTTCATGGGCGTGCCGACGCTGTATGTGCGGCTGCTGGCCGAGCCCGGCCTGACGGTTGATGCCTGCCGCAGCATGCGCCTGTTTATCGCCGGGTCGGCGCCGCTGTTGATCGAAACCTTCCGCGAGTGGCAGGCGCGCACCGGCCACACCATCCTGGAGCGCTACGGCATGTCCGAAACCGCCATGCTGACCTCCAACCCGTACCAGGGCGGCGAGCGGCGCGGCGGCACGGTCGGCTTTGCGCTGCCGGGCGTGAGCCTGCGGGTGGTGGGCGATGACGGCCAGGGCCTGCCGGCCGGCGAGATCGGCAACATCCAGGTCAAGGGGCCGAATGTCTTTTCGGGCTACTGGCGCATGCCCGAAAAAACCGCCGAAGAGTTCACCGCCGACGGCTATTTCAAGACCGGCGACGTCGGCAAAATTGACGCGGACGGCTACATCACCATCGTCGGGCGCAGCAAGGATTTGATCATCAGCGGCGGCTACAACGTCTATCCGGCCGAGATCGAAGGCTATATCAACGAGTTGCCCGGCGTGGCCGAAAGCGCGGTGGTCGGCGTGCCGCACCCGGACTTTGGCGAAGTCGGCGTGGCCGTGGTGATTGCCAAGCCCGGTGCCACGCCCGACGGGGCGCGGATCGTCGCCACGCTCAAGTCAAACCTGGCCAATTTCAAGGTGCCCAAGCAATGCTTCGTGGTCAGCGAGTTGCCGCGCAACACCATGGGCAAGGTGCAGAAAAACGTCTTGCGCGAGCAGTACAAGGCGCTGTTTGCCTGA
- a CDS encoding DMT family transporter, translating to MPHRPASPWIAYACLALSMSLVGSYVALSKPLVAALPVFLLAWLRFGIGGLAMAHWLKKPAHEAPMSSQTRRLLFLESFLGNFLFSICMLFGVSLTSAVAAGVIMAAIPATVALLSWLFLRERISGRVWAAVACAVLGIALVSLSKNELSMHMDSAQEADLSSKNAWLGNLLLVGAVLCEAAYAVIGKKLTGVLGPKRITALINLWGFALVTPLGLWMAWGFDFAGVAPASWLLLVFYALAASVWTVWLWMTGLKTIPANQAGVFTVMLPVSAAAVGVLVLGEHLNGTQVGAFAIALTGVVLATLPERGNSKLKPEQAAPLP from the coding sequence GTGCCACACCGCCCCGCTTCCCCCTGGATTGCCTATGCCTGCCTGGCGCTGAGCATGTCGCTGGTCGGCAGTTATGTCGCCCTGTCCAAGCCGCTGGTGGCTGCCCTGCCGGTATTTTTGCTGGCCTGGCTGCGCTTTGGCATTGGCGGGCTGGCGATGGCGCACTGGCTGAAAAAACCGGCTCATGAAGCGCCAATGAGTTCGCAGACCCGCCGGCTGCTGTTCCTGGAGTCGTTTCTGGGCAACTTCCTGTTTTCGATCTGCATGCTGTTTGGCGTGAGCCTGACCAGCGCGGTGGCCGCCGGCGTCATCATGGCGGCCATTCCGGCCACGGTGGCGCTGCTGAGCTGGCTGTTTCTGCGCGAGCGCATCAGCGGACGCGTGTGGGCCGCCGTGGCCTGCGCGGTACTCGGCATCGCTCTCGTTTCGCTATCAAAAAATGAGCTGTCCATGCATATGGATAGTGCGCAAGAGGCCGATTTGTCTTCGAAAAATGCCTGGCTGGGCAATCTGCTGCTGGTGGGCGCGGTGCTGTGCGAGGCGGCGTATGCGGTGATCGGCAAGAAGCTGACCGGCGTGCTCGGCCCCAAACGCATCACGGCGCTGATCAACCTGTGGGGCTTTGCGCTGGTCACGCCGCTGGGGCTGTGGATGGCCTGGGGTTTTGACTTTGCCGGGGTGGCGCCGGCCAGCTGGCTGCTGCTGGTGTTTTATGCACTGGCTGCGAGCGTCTGGACGGTGTGGCTGTGGATGACCGGCCTGAAAACCATTCCCGCCAATCAGGCCGGCGTGTTCACCGTGATGCTGCCGGTCAGCGCGGCGGCGGTCGGCGTGCTGGTGCTGGGCGAGCACCTGAACGGCACGCAAGTCGGCGCTTTTGCGATTGCGCTGACCGGCGTGGTACTGGCCACCCTGCCCGAACGCGGTAACTCCAAACTGAAGCCCGAACAGGCTGCGCCGCTGCCTTGA
- a CDS encoding NAD(P)/FAD-dependent oxidoreductase gives MLLQSDTQLGRQSYYEASVLREPPLPPLQEAVDADVLVVGAGFAGLSAALELAERGLRVVVLEAGRICSGASGRNGGHALVGYAGGQAPFEQQLGKEVARQAWAMSLEAIALMDERIARHGIACDRVKGYLTVADSARKARALAAEVEALERDYGFHCELATGAGVGRFIDSPRYRAAAFEATSGHLHPLKYGLGLAQAARALGVQIFEHSAVTSLRRGPVVEAATAQGRVRAPFAVLAGNCMLGEHGPKVAPEIGSRIMPVGTYMIATGPLDPALCARLLPGNAAACDNNFVLDYFRFSADHRLLFGGRVSYSTGTPRNLQVAMRQRMVAVFPALRGAAVEFVWGGFVDISMNRAPDFGRLGGNLYYLQGFSGHGVAATGLGGRLVAEAIAGQAGRFDVFARLKHAPFPGGLWLRTPSLVLGMAYHRLRDWL, from the coding sequence ATGCTGCTCCAGTCCGACACTCAGCTGGGCCGCCAGAGCTATTACGAAGCCAGTGTGCTGCGCGAGCCGCCGCTGCCGCCGCTGCAAGAGGCCGTGGATGCGGACGTGCTGGTGGTCGGCGCCGGCTTTGCCGGACTGTCGGCGGCGCTGGAGCTGGCCGAACGCGGCCTGCGCGTGGTGGTGCTGGAGGCCGGCCGCATTTGCAGCGGCGCGTCGGGGCGCAACGGCGGGCACGCCCTCGTCGGCTATGCCGGCGGCCAGGCGCCTTTCGAGCAGCAACTGGGCAAGGAAGTGGCGCGCCAGGCCTGGGCCATGTCGCTCGAAGCCATTGCCCTGATGGACGAACGCATCGCCCGGCACGGCATCGCCTGCGACCGGGTGAAAGGCTATCTGACCGTGGCCGATTCGGCGCGCAAGGCCAGGGCGCTGGCGGCCGAGGTCGAGGCGCTGGAGCGCGACTACGGCTTTCATTGCGAACTCGCCACCGGGGCCGGCGTGGGCCGTTTCATCGACAGCCCGCGCTACCGCGCCGCCGCTTTCGAGGCCACCTCCGGCCATCTGCATCCGCTCAAATACGGCTTGGGATTGGCGCAAGCCGCTCGCGCGCTGGGCGTGCAAATCTTCGAGCATTCCGCCGTCACGTCGCTCAGGCGCGGCCCGGTGGTCGAGGCCGCCACCGCGCAGGGCCGGGTGCGCGCGCCCTTTGCCGTGCTGGCGGGCAACTGCATGCTGGGCGAACATGGCCCGAAAGTCGCGCCGGAAATCGGCTCGCGCATCATGCCGGTCGGCACCTACATGATTGCCACCGGGCCGCTCGACCCGGCCCTGTGCGCCCGGCTGCTTCCCGGCAACGCGGCGGCCTGCGACAACAACTTCGTGCTCGACTATTTCCGCTTCAGCGCCGACCACCGCCTGCTGTTTGGCGGGCGGGTCAGCTATTCGACCGGCACGCCGCGCAACCTGCAGGTGGCGATGCGCCAGCGCATGGTGGCGGTGTTCCCGGCGCTGCGGGGCGCGGCGGTGGAGTTTGTCTGGGGCGGTTTTGTCGATATCAGCATGAACCGGGCGCCGGACTTTGGGCGCCTTGGCGGCAATCTGTATTACCTGCAGGGCTTCAGCGGCCACGGCGTCGCCGCGACCGGGCTGGGCGGGCGGCTGGTGGCTGAAGCCATTGCCGGGCAGGCCGGGCGTTTCGATGTGTTTGCCCGCCTCAAGCACGCACCGTTTCCGGGCGGGCTGTGGCTGCGAACACCCAGTCTGGTGCTGGGCATGGCGTATCACCGGCTGCGGGACTGGCTCTGA